One window of Thermocoleostomius sinensis A174 genomic DNA carries:
- a CDS encoding DUF3318 domain-containing protein, translating into MNTVSEIDRLLDLMPASGRMWTKLVSAPNQSQVIAAKFPLPRSQVRAITINFDLWEKLPQPQRDLLLLHTVCWLIGIRWFKVGLYEGLAAVGLSGMAVELLLGDVAGIVTAGGLTVVAISRIWRKNRGVQPLQDADEAAIAVAKRRGYDEADAVRHLLAGIESVAQLEGRSLSVTELMRSQHLRSLTGPLPVDLI; encoded by the coding sequence ATGAATACTGTCTCTGAAATCGATCGCTTGCTTGATCTGATGCCAGCTTCTGGGCGCATGTGGACAAAACTGGTCAGTGCCCCAAACCAATCACAGGTGATTGCGGCTAAGTTTCCGTTACCTCGATCGCAGGTGCGTGCAATTACCATTAATTTCGATTTGTGGGAGAAGCTACCCCAACCCCAACGCGATCTCTTGTTGCTACATACCGTGTGTTGGTTGATTGGAATTCGTTGGTTCAAAGTGGGTTTGTATGAGGGATTAGCTGCTGTTGGGCTTTCCGGAATGGCGGTAGAACTGCTGCTAGGAGATGTTGCTGGTATAGTGACAGCAGGTGGATTGACCGTTGTTGCCATCAGTCGAATTTGGCGAAAAAATCGTGGAGTTCAACCTTTGCAGGACGCCGATGAAGCAGCGATCGCCGTCGCTAAACGACGGGGCTATGACGAAGCAGACGCTGTCCGGCACTTACTCGCCGGCATTGAATCGGTGGCGCAACTAGAAGGGCGCTCTTTAAGTGTCACAGAACTGATGCGTAGCCAACATTTGCGATCGCTGACTGGACCGTTACCCGTTGATTTAATCTAA
- a CDS encoding response regulator, which translates to MSTVLIVDDSQTLRQMLTELLENSGLRVVEAINGAEAKEKIQAKAPDLVITDLIMPQMNGYELCRWIKSDPTTQAIPVLICSTKSEEFDRYWGMKQGADAYITKPFHPVEMMKTVKQLLRSR; encoded by the coding sequence ATGAGCACAGTTCTGATTGTGGACGATAGCCAAACGCTGCGGCAAATGCTCACGGAACTGTTAGAGAACAGTGGACTGCGGGTGGTTGAGGCAATTAACGGAGCGGAAGCTAAGGAAAAAATTCAAGCAAAAGCACCTGATCTGGTGATTACAGACCTGATTATGCCGCAAATGAACGGCTATGAACTTTGTCGCTGGATTAAAAGCGACCCTACCACGCAAGCAATTCCTGTCTTAATTTGCTCGACTAAAAGCGAAGAGTTCGATCGCTACTGGGGCATGAAGCAAGGGGCCGATGCCTACATCACCAAGCCCTTTCATCCCGTTGAGATGATGAAAACGGTAAAGCAACTATTGCGCAGCAGATAA
- a CDS encoding aminobutyraldehyde dehydrogenase produces the protein MEEKLTHYPMVIGKDWIATGSEDLIEPATGSPFATVALGTKEDVDRAVAVAKQAQAEWGKLSYGERSAALLKFADALEANSEHLARLESQNAGKPLKLTTGGDIPFAIDNLRYFASVVRRQEGTAAGEYVSGYTSLIRREPIGVVGAITPWNYPFMMAIWKLGPALAAGNAVVIKPAPNTPVTTIELAKIALESGLPAGLINVVTGGAEVGEAICTHPDIRMISFTGSTRTGRRIAELASPQVKRVTLELGGKAPFVVFADADIEAAARGAIPAAYMNTGQDCTAATRIYVQNDVFDAFLSRFTELTQTLKVGHPFDEMTDIGPLVSETQRLKVKGFVEEAKQQGVKIATGGTLPEGEGFYYPPTILVEAAQSASCVQEEIFGPVVVVNRFSDEAEAVRLANDVPYGLAGSVWTTNVQRAMRMSAAMECGTIWVNDHLPICSEMPHGGFKQSGIGKDMSYYALEEYTIVKHVMFDVTGDQKKAWHSVVFDA, from the coding sequence ATGGAAGAAAAATTAACGCATTACCCAATGGTAATTGGCAAGGACTGGATCGCAACTGGTAGTGAAGATTTAATAGAGCCAGCCACCGGTAGCCCCTTTGCCACTGTGGCCTTGGGAACCAAAGAGGACGTCGATCGCGCGGTTGCTGTTGCCAAGCAAGCCCAAGCCGAGTGGGGCAAGCTGTCTTACGGAGAACGCAGTGCAGCGTTGCTAAAATTTGCCGATGCGCTGGAAGCCAACAGTGAACATCTAGCTCGCTTAGAAAGCCAGAATGCCGGAAAACCACTGAAATTGACTACAGGCGGCGATATTCCCTTTGCAATCGACAATTTGCGCTACTTTGCCTCGGTGGTGCGACGTCAAGAGGGCACAGCTGCTGGCGAATATGTAAGCGGCTATACGAGCCTGATTCGACGAGAACCGATCGGTGTGGTGGGAGCGATCACGCCGTGGAACTATCCGTTTATGATGGCGATTTGGAAACTGGGCCCAGCGTTGGCAGCGGGCAATGCGGTAGTAATTAAACCTGCCCCTAATACCCCAGTAACAACGATCGAACTGGCAAAGATTGCCCTAGAATCGGGGTTGCCCGCCGGATTAATCAACGTGGTGACGGGCGGCGCAGAAGTAGGAGAAGCCATTTGCACCCATCCTGATATCCGCATGATTAGCTTTACAGGCAGCACTCGCACTGGTCGCCGCATTGCTGAACTGGCGAGTCCGCAGGTAAAGCGCGTTACGTTAGAATTGGGTGGCAAAGCTCCCTTTGTGGTATTTGCCGATGCCGACATCGAAGCCGCTGCTCGCGGAGCCATCCCTGCTGCCTACATGAATACCGGACAAGACTGCACTGCTGCTACGCGAATTTATGTGCAAAACGACGTGTTTGACGCCTTCTTGTCTCGCTTTACTGAACTCACCCAAACCCTAAAGGTGGGACACCCGTTTGATGAAATGACTGACATTGGCCCTCTAGTCAGTGAAACTCAGCGCCTCAAAGTCAAGGGGTTTGTGGAAGAAGCCAAGCAGCAAGGCGTCAAAATTGCTACAGGTGGTACTCTTCCTGAAGGCGAGGGATTTTACTATCCACCTACTATTTTGGTAGAAGCAGCCCAATCGGCAAGCTGTGTGCAGGAGGAAATCTTTGGCCCGGTGGTGGTGGTCAATCGCTTCTCAGATGAGGCAGAAGCCGTTCGTCTCGCTAATGACGTTCCCTATGGCTTGGCGGGCAGCGTTTGGACAACCAACGTGCAGCGGGCCATGCGCATGTCAGCGGCGATGGAATGTGGAACGATTTGGGTTAACGATCACTTGCCCATCTGTAGCGAGATGCCCCACGGTGGCTTCAAGCAAAGCGGCATTGGCAAAGACATGTCCTACTATGCCCTCGAGGAATACACGATCGTCAAGCACGTTATGTTTGATGTGACAGGGGATCAGAAAAAAGCGTGGCACTCGGTTGTGTTCGATGCTTAG
- the grxC gene encoding glutaredoxin 3, which translates to MAANVEIYTWSACPFCIRAKALLDKKGVDYTEYCIDGDEGARAKMAQRANGRRSLPQIFINDAHIGGCDDLYALNAKGQLDSLLQGAAG; encoded by the coding sequence ATGGCTGCCAATGTTGAGATCTACACCTGGAGTGCTTGCCCTTTTTGCATCCGGGCAAAAGCTTTGCTAGATAAAAAAGGGGTAGACTATACCGAATATTGCATTGATGGTGACGAAGGAGCGCGAGCCAAGATGGCGCAACGAGCCAATGGACGGCGCAGTCTACCGCAAATCTTTATTAACGACGCCCACATTGGCGGCTGTGATGATCTATATGCGCTCAATGCCAAAGGACAGCTTGATTCCTTGTTGCAAGGCGCGGCTGGGTGA
- the gshB gene encoding glutathione synthase, whose product MKFLFIIDPIQMLDPGHDTSVALMEAAQGLGHEVWITEAQRLSVADGSAWAIAQPIELQAVELVEGRWVSVVEWFRLGESHLLPLNEMDAVFMRTDPPVTIPYLYATYILDYVDPSKTRVINSPHGLRTANEKMYALQFTNAIPTTIVSQDKQIIRKFVEQQGAAVIKPLGGKAGEGILFVEPGDRNFNSLIEISTFQGKVPVMVQQFLPAAKEGDKRIILLDGEPIGAVNRIPTGSEFRGNMAVGGRVAAVDLTDRDREICAQLAPTLQRDGLVFVGIDVIGGYLTEVNVTSPTGIREIDRLNGVSLGKQVIEWVVDRGRRESGIASRESGMEYEAGHEA is encoded by the coding sequence GTGAAATTTCTATTTATTATTGACCCGATCCAAATGCTTGATCCGGGTCATGATACAAGTGTGGCGTTAATGGAAGCGGCACAAGGCTTAGGTCATGAGGTTTGGATTACCGAAGCGCAACGGCTTAGTGTGGCGGATGGTAGCGCCTGGGCGATCGCACAACCCATTGAGTTGCAAGCGGTTGAGCTTGTGGAAGGGCGCTGGGTGTCGGTGGTTGAGTGGTTTCGCTTGGGCGAGAGTCACCTGCTGCCGTTAAATGAGATGGATGCGGTGTTTATGCGTACCGATCCACCCGTGACGATTCCCTATCTCTATGCTACTTATATTCTGGATTATGTTGATCCAAGCAAAACGCGGGTGATCAACTCGCCGCACGGGTTACGAACAGCCAACGAAAAAATGTACGCGCTTCAGTTTACGAATGCCATTCCCACCACGATCGTCAGCCAAGATAAGCAGATCATCCGCAAGTTTGTCGAACAACAGGGAGCCGCTGTGATCAAGCCATTGGGTGGCAAAGCCGGGGAGGGGATTTTGTTTGTGGAACCGGGCGATCGCAATTTCAACTCTCTGATTGAGATCAGCACCTTTCAAGGCAAAGTCCCTGTCATGGTGCAGCAGTTTTTGCCTGCCGCCAAAGAGGGCGATAAACGGATTATCCTACTAGATGGTGAACCGATCGGAGCCGTCAATCGCATTCCCACGGGCAGTGAGTTTCGCGGCAACATGGCTGTGGGGGGACGAGTGGCGGCTGTAGACCTCACCGATCGCGATCGGGAAATTTGTGCACAGCTTGCCCCAACCCTGCAACGCGATGGCTTGGTGTTTGTCGGTATTGATGTGATTGGCGGCTATCTTACAGAGGTCAACGTCACTAGCCCTACCGGAATTCGTGAGATCGATCGGCTCAATGGGGTGAGTCTAGGTAAGCAGGTGATTGAGTGGGTGGTCGATCGGGGAAGAAGGGAGTCGGGCATCGCGAGTCGGGAGTCGGGAATGGAGTATGAGGCAGGACATGAGGCATGA
- a CDS encoding fructosamine kinase family protein, whose product MWNQIADQISRATGKAFQVEQHRSVSGGSVNQAYALVGGAQSYFVKLNQASRVDMFAAEALGLQQIFSSHTIRVPQPICWGIAGNSAYLVLEWLELGRGDSQAWAAMGRQLAAMHQVTSSQGFGWERNNTIGFIPQVNHWSTDWVDFFTTHRLGYQFRLAKRRGGHFPLQERLLAAVPDILAGYNPQPSLVHGDLWTGNAAVTVQGDPVILDPATYFGDREVDLAMSQLFGSFPSNFYSAYDEVWPLEPGYQQRKILYNLYHILNHFNQFGGSYEHQANQMIASLL is encoded by the coding sequence ATGTGGAATCAAATTGCAGACCAAATTAGTCGGGCAACTGGCAAAGCGTTTCAAGTGGAACAGCATCGCTCGGTGAGCGGGGGCAGCGTTAACCAAGCTTATGCCTTGGTTGGAGGTGCTCAGTCCTATTTCGTCAAATTGAACCAAGCTAGCCGGGTAGATATGTTTGCGGCAGAAGCATTGGGATTACAACAGATCTTTAGTAGCCATACGATTCGGGTGCCACAACCAATCTGCTGGGGAATTGCTGGAAATTCGGCTTATCTTGTACTGGAGTGGCTAGAGTTAGGACGGGGTGACTCCCAAGCTTGGGCCGCCATGGGGCGTCAGCTAGCGGCGATGCACCAAGTCACTAGCTCTCAAGGGTTTGGCTGGGAGCGAAATAATACGATCGGCTTTATTCCCCAGGTCAACCACTGGTCTACAGACTGGGTTGATTTTTTTACAACCCATCGATTGGGCTATCAGTTTCGCTTGGCTAAGCGCCGTGGGGGACATTTTCCCCTACAAGAGCGCTTGCTGGCAGCGGTTCCAGACATTCTGGCGGGCTACAATCCGCAACCCTCTTTAGTACATGGAGACTTATGGACGGGCAATGCGGCGGTAACGGTGCAAGGTGATCCTGTCATTCTTGATCCGGCAACGTATTTTGGCGATCGAGAAGTAGATTTAGCCATGAGTCAATTATTTGGTAGTTTCCCGTCCAACTTCTACAGTGCCTATGATGAGGTATGGCCCCTAGAGCCGGGGTACCAGCAGCGCAAAATTCTTTACAACCTGTATCACATCCTGAATCACTTCAATCAGTTTGGCGGCAGCTATGAACATCAAGCCAATCAGATGATCGCTTCACTGCTGTAA
- the menD gene encoding 2-succinyl-5-enolpyruvyl-6-hydroxy-3-cyclohexene-1-carboxylic-acid synthase has translation MPIDFRNTNSVWASVFVETLVRLGLRTAVICPGSRSAPLAIAFAAHAQVEAIPVLDERSAAFFALGMARRTGEPVVLVCTSGTAGANFYPAIIEAKESCVPLLVLTADRPPELRDCNAGQTVDQQKLYGTYPNWYSELSVPALEQSLLAYLRQTVIYAWERSQYPVSGCVHLNLPFRDPLAPVPQAEAQAFAAQFDELEQETFFAAVGGAVTALRNRKKSERQNSDNIVPSEWFAEDRGIVIAGVAQPRSPQAYCEAIAHLAQTLKLPVLAEGLSPVRNYAVLNPDLISTYDLILRQPDWADKLRPDFVIRIGEMPTSKELRQWLTRTQPRQWIIDATDRHLDPLHLPTVHLRRSIDQVAACLSGANSPERPSDLYLQHWCQAEAWARQAIDHPMAQLDPLIESKVAWLLSQHLPEATPVIIANSTAVRDVEWFWKPGNTKAQPYFNRGANGIDGTLSTALGIAHGYQSSVLLTGDLALLHDTNGFLLRNQFQGHLTIVLINNNGGGIFELLPIAQFDPPFEAFFATPQSVNVAQLCAAYRIEYEQIQTWEQLIQRLKPLPTEGVRVLEIPCDRKASAHWRQQLFSQFSDCDR, from the coding sequence ATGCCGATCGATTTTCGCAACACTAATTCTGTTTGGGCTTCGGTTTTCGTTGAAACGCTGGTTCGGTTGGGATTAAGAACAGCGGTAATTTGTCCGGGGTCGCGATCGGCTCCATTAGCGATTGCTTTTGCAGCTCATGCGCAAGTTGAAGCCATTCCGGTGTTGGATGAGCGATCGGCGGCTTTTTTTGCGCTGGGGATGGCTCGACGCACTGGAGAACCTGTAGTTTTGGTATGTACGTCGGGAACGGCCGGAGCCAATTTCTATCCAGCTATCATTGAAGCGAAAGAAAGCTGCGTACCGCTGCTGGTATTAACTGCCGATCGCCCGCCAGAACTGCGCGATTGCAACGCCGGGCAAACGGTAGATCAACAAAAGCTTTATGGAACCTATCCTAATTGGTACAGTGAACTTTCTGTGCCAGCCTTGGAACAATCCCTCTTAGCATATCTGCGGCAAACCGTGATTTATGCGTGGGAGCGATCACAGTATCCAGTTTCCGGATGTGTTCATTTAAATCTACCGTTTCGCGATCCGTTGGCTCCCGTACCGCAAGCAGAGGCACAAGCGTTTGCTGCGCAGTTTGATGAGTTAGAGCAAGAGACATTTTTTGCCGCAGTGGGTGGAGCGGTTACAGCCTTGAGAAATCGCAAAAAGTCAGAGAGACAGAACAGTGATAACATTGTTCCGTCCGAGTGGTTTGCAGAAGATCGGGGAATTGTAATTGCGGGAGTGGCTCAACCCCGATCGCCCCAAGCCTACTGTGAAGCGATCGCTCATCTTGCTCAAACGTTGAAATTACCTGTATTGGCAGAAGGGCTATCTCCGGTGCGTAATTATGCCGTGTTGAACCCAGATTTAATTTCAACCTATGATCTGATTCTGCGTCAACCAGATTGGGCGGATAAGCTGCGACCAGATTTTGTCATTCGCATTGGGGAGATGCCCACCAGCAAGGAGCTACGACAATGGTTAACACGCACTCAGCCTCGGCAATGGATTATCGACGCGACCGATCGCCACCTCGATCCGCTACATTTACCAACTGTTCATCTTCGTCGATCGATCGACCAAGTAGCGGCGTGTTTATCCGGTGCAAACAGCCCAGAACGACCATCTGATCTATATTTACAGCACTGGTGTCAGGCAGAAGCATGGGCGCGGCAGGCGATTGATCACCCAATGGCACAACTCGACCCATTGATTGAAAGCAAAGTAGCATGGCTGCTGTCACAGCATCTGCCAGAGGCAACCCCTGTGATCATTGCCAATAGCACCGCAGTGCGGGATGTGGAATGGTTTTGGAAACCGGGAAATACAAAAGCGCAACCCTATTTCAACCGAGGAGCAAACGGCATTGACGGAACCCTGTCAACAGCACTGGGGATAGCACATGGCTATCAAAGTAGTGTGTTGCTGACGGGAGATTTAGCACTGCTGCACGATACAAATGGGTTCTTACTGAGAAACCAATTTCAGGGCCATTTAACCATCGTTTTAATCAATAACAACGGTGGTGGTATTTTTGAACTTTTGCCGATCGCCCAATTCGATCCACCCTTTGAAGCGTTTTTTGCCACACCGCAATCTGTCAATGTGGCGCAACTCTGTGCCGCCTACCGCATAGAATATGAGCAAATTCAAACATGGGAGCAACTAATTCAGCGCTTAAAGCCGTTGCCAACAGAAGGGGTTCGAGTGCTAGAAATACCGTGTGATCGAAAAGCCAGCGCCCACTGGCGACAGCAATTGTTTTCTCAGTTTAGCGATTGCGATCGTTAG
- a CDS encoding UbiD family decarboxylase has protein sequence MARDLREFLKQLEQRGQLRRVSTMVDANLEVAEIANRLLQQGGPALLFENVKGASYPVAVNVLGTVERVCWAMNMERPEELEELGKKLAILYQPRPPKKMSQAIELGKVLLDVVKAKPGRDFFPACQQVVLKDEQVDLTKLPLLRVYPGDAERVITLGLMITKDPETKIPNVGVYRLQLQSRNTMTVQWLSVRGATRHLRKAAELGQKLEVAVAIGVHPLVIMAAATPLPVDLSEWLFAGLYGGSGLSLAKCKTLDLEVPADSEFVLEGTIDPKDTGVDGPAGDHMGFYGGVNEQAPLVRFHTMTHRKDPIYLTAFSGRPPKEDAMMALALNRIYTPILRQQVPEIVDFFLPMEALSYKAAIISIDKAYPGQARRAALAFWSALPQFTYTKFVIVVDKDTNIRDPRQVVWSIASKVDPGRDVFILPDNPFDRLDFATEKQGLGGRMGIDATTKIYPETDRPWAEPLQSDPDTAAMVDRRWAEYGLADLQRGDVDPNLFGYDLQ, from the coding sequence ATGGCGAGAGATTTGCGGGAATTCCTCAAACAGTTGGAACAGCGAGGACAATTGCGACGGGTTAGTACAATGGTAGACGCCAATTTAGAAGTTGCCGAAATAGCGAACCGCTTGTTGCAACAGGGTGGCCCTGCCTTACTGTTTGAGAATGTCAAAGGAGCGAGCTATCCCGTTGCTGTGAATGTACTGGGAACGGTAGAGCGTGTCTGTTGGGCTATGAACATGGAGCGCCCAGAAGAATTAGAGGAGTTGGGCAAAAAGCTAGCCATTTTGTATCAACCGCGCCCACCCAAGAAGATGTCGCAGGCGATCGAACTTGGCAAGGTTTTGTTAGATGTGGTTAAGGCCAAACCTGGGCGCGATTTTTTTCCCGCTTGTCAACAGGTTGTGCTCAAAGATGAGCAGGTCGATTTGACGAAACTGCCCCTGCTGCGGGTGTATCCCGGTGATGCTGAGCGGGTGATTACACTGGGACTGATGATCACCAAAGATCCGGAGACCAAGATTCCCAACGTGGGTGTGTATCGCTTGCAGTTACAGTCTCGAAACACGATGACGGTACAGTGGCTCTCAGTGCGAGGAGCGACACGACACTTGCGCAAAGCCGCAGAACTGGGTCAGAAATTAGAAGTAGCCGTGGCGATCGGGGTGCATCCGCTGGTGATTATGGCCGCAGCAACTCCGTTACCTGTAGACTTGTCCGAATGGCTCTTTGCAGGTCTCTATGGCGGTTCTGGACTTTCGTTAGCCAAGTGCAAAACGTTGGATTTGGAAGTGCCAGCCGATTCAGAATTTGTCCTGGAAGGTACGATCGACCCTAAAGATACGGGTGTGGATGGGCCAGCGGGAGATCACATGGGCTTTTATGGTGGCGTCAATGAACAAGCGCCGTTGGTTCGCTTTCACACCATGACCCATCGTAAAGACCCGATTTACCTCACAGCTTTCAGTGGTCGCCCTCCCAAAGAAGACGCAATGATGGCGCTGGCATTGAATCGCATCTATACGCCCATCTTGCGGCAACAGGTTCCCGAAATTGTCGATTTCTTCTTGCCGATGGAAGCCCTAAGCTACAAGGCCGCCATCATTTCCATCGACAAAGCCTATCCAGGACAAGCACGGCGAGCAGCACTGGCGTTTTGGAGCGCGCTGCCGCAGTTTACTTACACCAAGTTTGTGATTGTGGTAGATAAAGACACCAACATTCGCGATCCGCGCCAGGTCGTGTGGTCGATCGCCTCCAAAGTTGATCCGGGGCGCGACGTGTTTATTCTGCCCGATAATCCCTTCGATCGATTGGACTTTGCCACTGAAAAACAAGGTTTGGGCGGCCGCATGGGGATTGATGCTACAACAAAAATCTACCCGGAAACCGATCGCCCTTGGGCCGAACCGCTGCAATCTGATCCAGATACCGCTGCAATGGTCGATCGCCGCTGGGCTGAATATGGATTAGCCGATTTACAACGAGGCGATGTTGACCCCAATTTGTTTGGCTATGATCTGCAATGA
- a CDS encoding ABC transporter substrate-binding protein, whose product MSLLRYPPRQILGVSRRKFIQYGALAVGSGLVAACASNQSSTSTAESPVAEAPADSGSPAASGELTKVTYGTNWYAQAEHGGFYQAVATGIYEDYGLDVTIQMGGPQVNGTQLLMGGAVDFFMGYTSDAIKAIEENIPKVTVAAIFQKDPQILIAHPNTGADSIEDLKGRPIFISAAANTTYWPFLKAKYGFTDDQKRTYNFNPGPFLADKNSVQQGYLSSEPLSIRKEGGFEPVVFLLADHGYDPYSTTIECKRELVEQNPDLVQRFVEASIKGWYSYLEGDPAPANELIKRDNPEMTDEQIAYGIEKMKEYGIVISGEAETDGIGAMTDERWRSFFETMAEEGVFQPDTDYTQAYTLEFVNKGAETYRA is encoded by the coding sequence ATGAGTCTACTACGGTATCCGCCACGTCAAATTTTGGGCGTCAGTCGGCGAAAGTTTATCCAGTATGGGGCGCTTGCTGTTGGTAGCGGGCTAGTTGCAGCGTGTGCATCCAATCAATCTTCTACGTCAACGGCTGAATCTCCGGTGGCTGAAGCACCTGCCGATAGCGGGAGTCCGGCGGCATCTGGAGAGCTAACTAAAGTCACCTATGGCACAAACTGGTACGCTCAGGCTGAACATGGTGGCTTTTATCAAGCGGTGGCTACGGGAATTTATGAAGATTACGGGCTGGATGTCACAATCCAGATGGGCGGACCCCAGGTGAATGGTACGCAGCTATTGATGGGTGGAGCCGTTGACTTTTTCATGGGCTATACATCTGATGCCATCAAGGCGATCGAGGAAAACATTCCCAAAGTAACTGTAGCGGCAATTTTCCAGAAAGACCCGCAAATCCTGATTGCTCATCCCAATACGGGAGCAGATTCGATCGAAGATTTGAAGGGTCGCCCCATTTTCATTTCGGCTGCCGCGAATACAACCTACTGGCCGTTCCTGAAGGCAAAATACGGTTTCACTGACGATCAAAAACGCACTTACAACTTTAACCCCGGACCCTTTTTAGCAGATAAAAACTCGGTACAACAGGGCTATCTCAGTTCTGAACCCTTGTCCATCCGAAAGGAAGGTGGCTTTGAGCCAGTCGTGTTCCTGCTGGCCGATCATGGCTATGATCCCTACTCTACGACGATCGAATGTAAACGAGAATTGGTCGAGCAAAACCCAGATTTGGTACAGCGGTTTGTGGAAGCGTCAATTAAAGGCTGGTACAGCTATCTAGAGGGTGATCCGGCTCCAGCGAATGAACTGATCAAGCGAGACAATCCGGAAATGACGGATGAGCAAATTGCCTATGGCATCGAAAAGATGAAAGAGTATGGCATTGTCATTTCGGGGGAAGCCGAAACCGATGGCATAGGAGCTATGACCGATGAACGCTGGCGGTCGTTCTTTGAAACTATGGCTGAGGAAGGGGTTTTTCAACCGGATACAGATTACACCCAAGCTTACACCCTAGAGTTCGTGAACAAGGGCGCTGAAACATATCGAGCCTAG